The following DNA comes from Sorex araneus isolate mSorAra2 chromosome 5, mSorAra2.pri, whole genome shotgun sequence.
TTCAGTCTCGGGCCTCCACATTGCCATGTTCATGAGTAAACGTTCGTCTTGTGGAGTTTCACCTCCCGAGTCTCCCCTTCAGGACGTGCTTCCCCGGACAGGCCACGCTGTGGGTGGGTTGCTTTGTTCCGGAAGCAGCCCCTCTTCTCCTGGTACTGGCCCACTGCCGGGCGCAGGTGACCTGAGCGTCTACCAGGAGTGTGATCCTGAGGCTGTCGGGGGATGCAGGAGCGGGTCTGGCGGGGGTCCTGACTTGGGGCTGACTTGCTAAGAGCAGGGCAGTCGGAGGCTGGAGTCCGTGGAAACGGCGAGGTGGAGAGGGGAGAATCAAAGTTGGTCTAGGGGGTGaagaggaggcaggagagagaactCTGGAAAGGCAGAGGTGTGGCGCAATGGCTCGAGCATGTGCCCCATGTGagaagccctgggttcgatccccagcgtggGCAAAAGGAAAAACCAGATGCTGTGAGCTTGGTCTGAGTAGGATtgtggagagaggaagagacaagTGCTTAAGAGTGGGAGGCAGGTGTCAcggagcagggcctggggggagACTTGAGTGTGAGCAGATAAATCAAGACCCAGGCCCCCAACCCAGGGGCTCCTCAGAGTATCCGGCTGGGAGGTGGCGATGGAGGGGCCTGTCAGAGACCTCAAGGTGAGCCCAGAGCTGTGGGTGCTGGGAGGCCTGGCGTGTGCACTCCTCACAGGAACATGGGGCATTCTCGGGGTGAGCCATGTGCGTGTACAGGCGATGGCGCCAGAGGGCACAGCTCTGGTCTGCAGCATTGACACACATTCATAGAGCTTGCTGAGGGGGAGTGAAGAGTGTGTGCatccatgtgtgtacatgtgtgcatgcatgtgcatgtatgtacgtgtgcatgtgtgcacgcgtgcctgtgtgcatgtgcatgcatgcgtgcgccTGAAGGAGTGCAGCATGCTGGTGCATACTCTCCAGtggtgtgggtgctgggggccgggTTGCTGTGCTTCTTAGGGCCCGTAGGTGTCGTCCGAGCGAGTGGGGGTGGTGTGTGTTGGCACGTGTTTCATCTGAGGTGGTGTGGGGGTGCTTGTATTTGTGGGCCATGCAGGTCAGGGGGTCGGGGAGGACATTTCCCACGCCCTGGGGAGTTAGAGCATGTGTAGAGGCTGCAGAGcttggggcccaggggccaccagTTGTCCCTCTCCAGCATCCTGGGAGGGGCGCTGAGGTCTGCTGGGGCTTTGGTGCCAGCAGTGGCTGCAGGGTTGGGCAGGGGTGAGACAGGAGTCAAGAGAGTGGGTACAGCTGACCTGCCACTCCAGGGGCACCCAGGCGCTGGGCCCGGCCGCTTCCTTCCTGCCGCTCACAGGGAAAGTGCCCTTCATGCCAGGTGCTGCTCCGGGCACGGAGATGCATCTTTTCACAGTAGCTTCCTCCAGTGGTTCTTTCCAGCAGGCTCAGAGATGGAGACAActgctgtgtgtctgtctgcgCGGTGGGAGTCGACCCCACACCCAGCTCAGCGTTTCCCACACCCGGGGCTCTCCCTGCCTCTGAGGGCTCGGGGCCTGTTCCGGCCCATCTGGATGGGGATTGGCCTGGAGGCGGAGATGCAGTCAGCCTGGCTGCGGGGCTCGAGTCAGGGCCGGCTCTAGTTTCAGGACTGGACACTTGACACAGGCTGTGGTTTGCGTCAGTTGAGCCACacccaagtgtgagccaccagtggtacatGCCGGCAGCGACGTGCCGTTTACTGTATTTCAGGTTTTGGGCAAGGAGTGGCTGGATTTGAGTGCGGGTCTGAGGCCAGGGCTGGACTATATCAGGGCAGGAGGTGGCTGGACTCCATGCTGGCCtggctcaagagtgacccctggtggccaAGGCTGGGGCTTACATGCTGTGTCTCACAAATTGGGTCTTTTAGGGGTCACTTCTTTGTGCCTGGAAGGTGGATACCGTACAGGGGAGAGTCACTCCGTGGAGTGTGGCAAGGCAGCAAGGCCTTAAACGTGCTGGAAGCTTCCAAGGTTGGGTGAGAGGAAGTGGACCCGAGTGAGGAGACTTCCTTTGGCCAGATGTCTCTGATTATGCCCCGGACCCAGCCCTCACCGACCATCACAGGCCAGGGGCACTGGGCCAGCCTGAACTGATTATTCCACCAACGGGCCTTGGGCACCTCCCCTCCAGAAGGCACCTGTGGCACCAGGAATGAACGGGCGCCCAGGCCCCAGCCTGACTCGCCTGACTCATGGTCCCGCGGGATTTGTAGTTGGGGGCCCTTAGCttgcccaccccccatccctccctgagGACCCATCAggcctctcttccctccccaggGCTGCATCGTGATCCGCTACACTGCCCCCTGGCACATGGTCTTCTTCTCCGAGCCCCTGGGCATCCCTTCGCTGCGTGTCTTGGCCCAGAAGCTCCTGGAGCTGCTCTTCGACCACGAGGTGGACCAGGAGCCGCTGCTCTTCCACGTCTTCAGCAACGCCGGCGTCATGCTGTACCGCCATGTGCTGGAGCTGCTGCACACCCGCCAGCGCTTCTGCCACTTGCGTGTGGTGGGCACCATTTTTGACAGCGGGCCCGGGGACAGCAACCTGGTGGGGGCGCTGCGGGCCCTGGCAGCCGTCCTGCAGCGCCGGCCGGCCGCGCTGCgcctgctgctgctgggggccTTTGCCCTGGTGGCCGTCCTGTTCCACGTCCTGCTGGCTCCGCTCACCGCCCTCTTCTACACCCACTTCTACGACAGGCTCCTCAACGCCGCCTCCCGCTGGCCCGAGCTCTACCTCTACTCGCGGGCTGACCGGGTGGTCCTGGCCAAGGACGTGGAGCGCATGGTGGAGGCACGCCTGGCACACCGGGTCTGCGTGCGTTCCGTGGACTTCAAGTCGTCGGCCCACGTCAGCCACCTCCGAGACTTCCCCGCGCACTACACTAGCCTCTGCATCAACTTCATGCGCAGCTGCATCCACGGCGGGGGGCCTAGTCCGCCCCCCTCTCCTCAGCCCCAGGACTAagtgcccagcccctccccatgaCCAGCAGCCAGGCGGGGTCCCGTTCTGGTTCCCTCCAGCCCTTTAGAGCCTCGCGGTCCCTCTGTTCTGGGTGACTGTGGGGGTCAGAGGACCCCTGGCCCCTAGAGGGCAGCAGTGCCCGAGTATCTGTGGGGCTCTGCCCACCAACCAGGCTGTTGATTCCTGGGTATGTAAGGGGTTAataggtggggtgttggggatgtgCCCAGGTGGGTCACTGGCTTGGGAACAAAGAGTGAGCTTCTTGGGCAGGTGCCCAAAGGTAGGGGTGATCCGCAGGAAAGCCCCCCAACAGGAAGTCCTTCCCCATGGACCCTCAGTGGGGATCCCTGAAgctctgcccacctgcccaccagTGCAGAGTCTGAGAAGCTAAAAGGGGAGCTGAGGAGGCAGAGCTGGGGCCAGCCCGGTGTCTTGCTGGAAACCAACCAATGGATGCAGGAGAATTGCCAGATGGGAGGAACggtggggagcagagagcaggaaggTGGCAGTGTGCCCAGTAGGCATCCTGGGCACAGCATCAGGAGTCACGACTCCTGGTCTTCCTCAGGGAGGCTGCACGCACTTGGAGGCAGGAGAGGCGGCTTTGGTCACTTGCTGTCACACTTGGTATTCAATAAAATCAGATAGAGGCGCTTCCTGTGGTGACTGAGGGGCTCTGTGGGCAGGGTTGGGCTTCTAACGTGTGGAAGACAATGATGATGGCTGGCAGACTGCAAGGGTGCCACCCGGGATCCCCAGGACTGGTGGATCCTGTCTGCAAGGGCTCACATCACCTCCCCCATGCCCCTGTTCTGGTGTGGCTGTGACTGCACTCCCCGTCATGGCCAACAGGTGGCAGTGCTGCCTGGGCCATGAGGCAGCCCCAGGGTCTCCACGGCACAGTGGGCTTGGTGCCGCCTCTTAGGTTCGGGTGTCCTCCCAGAGAGGGCTCCCAGGTGGGAAGGAACTTGCGATGGGCCAGCAGTCCaaggtagggagagggagaactggatGCCTGCAAGAGGCTGGGTGGCACCAGTTTGCCACGCTCTCCGCCATCACTGGAGCTGCCCTGCCTGGCAGGCTGCCAGCCTTCCCCAGGCCCCTGGTGTCAGGATAGTTGGTCTGGTCCCACCAAGCTGGGATGAGGTCTGAAGGGCCTTCTCTGGATTCCAGGCTCATCCTcagtgcccccccgccccaggagtTTCGAGATGTGTTGGGGTGGATTTATGAAGATGGAGGGTGTGTGAGGATGGAGCCAGGTGCCGGGGGTCACAGAGGCAAGCTGCGCCTTTCAGAGACTATTTCTGTGGCAGCTAAGGACTTCCCTGCAGCTCTGGGCACCTGCCCAGCACCCTGGATGCTGGTACGGGGGCCGTGGGTTGCCTTGTGGAGGCCAGTCTCATGGAGAGCATCTCCCCTCTGGTGCCAGCTGCCTAGATCCAGCCCCCTGACTTGTGGGCACACCTAGAATAACGGTCTTTGGGCCTCAGGCAGTGGCACAGCAAGCCACGGGTGCTCGAATGAACAGGTAAGTTGGAGAGTTGAGGGGCAGCATAGCTGGTTCTTGGCTCATTTCAGGGTAcctgaaagggacagaggctcAAGGCTTGTGACTTCACCCAAGCCTGTGACGGCTCCTGCCCTGGACTGGGCACAGAGCTCACATCCCCTCCTTACCCCTAAGCTCTGACCTCTCCTGTGATTAATGAGCTGACGATTCTGCATCGATAAGGAATTAACCTGGAGCCCTACCCATCAATAGTGGGGAGTCCAGGCTCCCGGCCCCATCCCGCCCTGATGGCGtgtcccagggcccctgagcagaCTGTCCCCACGGTCACCCCCGCTCCCCTGCTTCACTGGCCGCCGCGTCATCCCGGCACCccctcacgtgcacacacacaggcagcgCTGTTGATACTGGTTTAATCCATGTCAAATGTAGTTTACAAAGGGAAAGGACAAGTACCTTTGTATAGAATATACAGACACAGCATCACACCacggggctgcagggggcggggagaccACACTGACCCTGGAACAGCGGCTCGTCCCAGGAATGGTTCTTGGCAGGAGGCTGGCAGCCAGGGGCATCCTCGTCCAGCCCCATCTCAGCCCCTGCTCAGCTCGGTTCCCATTTCCTGCACCTCCCGCCTCCCCCGACTCCGTATAGAAGCCCCAGGAGCTAAGACTAAGGAGAGGATCATGTCCCTTGGGGCTCACGCCCCCTGTAGGGGAGAAGAAATATACACCACTGACCACGGAGCACacgggagaggggagggacaccacaggaggggaggggcaggcaccCCAGGTGGATGGGCCgagcccccagccagccctggagaccctGCTTCCAggtcttcttaaaaaaaagaagaaaatcgtACAAGCcgagaggaggggcggggcagagggcctGGTGCGGTCCCATTTATACACAACATTGTAAACATACACGGTCTATATTACATGTGCTTCAGTCTGGTGTCTGCATGTcggtctgtcagtctgtctgtctcggGGCTGGGTGGCAGGAcccccgctccgcccgccccctctccctgccctccccccagaaTAGAACCTGGAACACCTATGGTCCCCAATCTTGGGGAGCCAGCGGGTAGGGTCCGGCCTGGGGCCTGCGCGCTGGCTcgagtcctgtgtgtgtgtgcgtgtgtgtgcgtgtatgtacaCGGGCGCCCTGTGAAGGTCTGTACAAAGGGAGGCCACGGCGGCCAGCTCACAAGTAGACTCTCCGCAGGTCTCCGGGCGCCGTGATGGTGTTGCACTGGGGGCAGAGCTTCTTGGCCCCCTGCGGGGAGaatggggagggggcctgggttACACACGGGCAGGGCGCCTGCACCTGCGGCCAGAGCCCCCGGCACTGTGAATAGGGGCCCGGGGCCCGCCAGCTTGGGAGCAGGCAGGCACGCTCCCGTGTTGGGGGGACGCCAGGATCAAACCGCCTGGCCAGCCCCACAGCGGGAGCCCCAGTAATGAGAACAAGGCTGGGTCCAGCTGTGGCTGCCTCGGCCCTAACGAGATTACACGCGGCCTTTGATCAGGACACAGAGCCCACGTCCGGGCCTTTTATTGCTGTCTCCGGGCGACATTTTAATGGCCAAATGGCCGCTCCCGAGCGAGGAACAGGGGCAAGAGCAGAAGGCGCTTAgtaatggggggtggggagagggaaggggagggggaggcccggtcctgctcaccccccaccccccgcctcctccTGACCCAGGATCTCACCAGAGGGAGGGACACAGTGGGCCTCTGGGGTGGCAGTGAAGCCAGGAGGGGAGTAACTGGACAAACGCGGGTGCAGAGGGAGATGCAGGGTGCTGAGGGGGGGGGAGGGCCCTGGCTTCTGGCGGggttttctgcttctgtttccctGTCGTCGCCCCCTCTGCCTCCCAAGCGGGCTCAAGCTAATTGTGGACCCAGGCagccccccctccagccc
Coding sequences within:
- the TMEM53 gene encoding transmembrane protein 53 isoform X1; protein product: MASAELDYTIEIPDQPCGSQENGPNQGGKEAGTRQPLVILLGWGGCTDKNLAKYSTIYHKRGCIVIRYTAPWHMVFFSEPLGIPSLRVLAQKLLELLFDHEVDQEPLLFHVFSNAGVMLYRHVLELLHTRQRFCHLRVVGTIFDSGPGDSNLVGALRALAAVLQRRPAALRLLLLGAFALVAVLFHVLLAPLTALFYTHFYDRLLNAASRWPELYLYSRADRVVLAKDVERMVEARLAHRVCVRSVDFKSSAHVSHLRDFPAHYTSLCINFMRSCIHGGGPSPPPSPQPQD
- the TMEM53 gene encoding transmembrane protein 53 isoform X2, whose product is MVFFSEPLGIPSLRVLAQKLLELLFDHEVDQEPLLFHVFSNAGVMLYRHVLELLHTRQRFCHLRVVGTIFDSGPGDSNLVGALRALAAVLQRRPAALRLLLLGAFALVAVLFHVLLAPLTALFYTHFYDRLLNAASRWPELYLYSRADRVVLAKDVERMVEARLAHRVCVRSVDFKSSAHVSHLRDFPAHYTSLCINFMRSCIHGGGPSPPPSPQPQD